From a region of the Mercurialis annua linkage group LG1-X, ddMerAnnu1.2, whole genome shotgun sequence genome:
- the LOC126664949 gene encoding uncharacterized protein LOC126664949 — MNWSGGDWMCPACQHINFKKRDNCQHCSYPKYGGPDPTTFIYKRPGDWYCTAINCGSHNFASRSSCYRCGASKNDYGGGGYGANMYASDPNFPSGWKSGDWMCTRYGCGEHNYASRIECYKCKTPKDYGGAL, encoded by the exons ATGAACTGGAGCGGAGGAGACTGGATGTGCCCTGCATGCCAACACATCAACTTCAAGAAACGGGATAACTGTCAACATTGCAGTTATCCTAAATACGGCGGCCCTGATCCCACCACGTTTATTTATAAGAGACCTGGAGATTGGTATTGCACTGCTATCAACTGTGGATCTCATAACTTTGCTAGCAGGTCGAGCTGCTATAGGTGTGGTGCTTCCAAGAATGATTACGGTGGCGGTGGCTATGGTGCTAACATGTATGCTTCGGATCCCAATTTTCCTTCCGGTTGGAAATCCGGTGACTGGATGTGCACCAG ATATGGATGTGGAGAACATAATTATGCGAGCAGGATAGAATGTTACAAATGCAAGACACCAAAGGATTATG GTGGTGCACTGTAA
- the LOC126655335 gene encoding zinc finger CCCH domain-containing protein 39, whose translation MSYSESQVSFMSPQPSYQSGSDSIAVWPQFPMNSNDQFDSHSQYELHQPPFKRPRNSEDGNRIPLPSNLPVNKGTTNIFFKTRMCAKFRTGNCRNGENCNFAHGMQDLRQPPPNWQDLVGSVGRGEEDRPAGNWDDDQRIIHKMKLCKKFYNGEECPYGDRCNFLHEDPSKFRDDVGRFRESSAISVGTTMQQPVMHVTNGSNVIEVNKSVISAGSDALRGNMKPVYWKTKLCTKWEITGHCPFGEKCHFAHGQAELQAPGGHSEGEFGNAISSLTKPPLIVATNVSPIMTASVPSLVEEGQNKKCLLKWKSSKKINRIYGDWLDDLPLGQNLTNQVES comes from the exons atgagTTACTCTGAATCTCAAGTTTCTTTTATGTCACCACAACCTTCATATCAATCAGGCAGTGACTCCATTGCTGTCTGGCCTCAATTCCCTATGAACAGCAATGACCAATTTGATTCACATTCACAATATGAGCTACATCAACCCCCTTTTAAAAGACCTAGAAACTCAGAAGATGGCAATAGAATCCCTCTACCCAGTAACCTGCCCGTCAATAAAGGAACAACAAACATCTTTTTTAAGACTAGAATGTGTGCAAAGTTTAGGACTGGTAATTGTAGGAATGGTGAAAATTGCAATTTTGCTCATGGTATGCAAGATTTGAGGCAGCCCCCTCCGAATTGGCAAGATCTTGTTGGTTCAGTTGGTCGTGGGGAAGAGGATAGGCCTGCAGGGAATTGGGATGATGATCAAAGAATAATTCACAAGATGAAGCTTTGCAAAAAGTTTTATAATGGAGAGGAGTGCCCCTATGGTGATAGGTGTAATTTTCTTCATGAAGATCCGTCCAAGTTTAGGGATGATGTAGGGAGGTTTCGGGAGAGTTCTGCAATAAGCGTTGGAACTACTATGCAGCAGCCAGTTATGCATGTAACTAATGGATCAAATGTGATTGAAGTTAATAAGTCTGTTATCAGCGCTGGCTCAGATGCTTTACGAGGAAATATGAAGCCAGTGTATTGGAAGACGAAGTTGTGTACTAAGTGGGAGATTACAGGTCATTGCCCTTTTGGCGAGAAATGTCACTTTGCTCATGGGCAAGCTG AGTTGCAAGCCCCTGGAGGACATTCTGAAGGTGAATTTGGGAATGCAATTTCCAGTTTGACCAAGCCACCACTGATTGTTGCTACTAATGTATCTCCAATTATGACCGCAAGTGTACCTAGTTTAGTTGAGGAAGGGCAGAATAAAAAATGCTTGTTGAAGTGGAAAAGCTCCAAGAAAATAAATCGAATTTACGGCGATTGGCTTGATGATCTGCCGTTAGGCCAAAACTTAACAAAC